The segment GTATCCGAGATTACATAGTAAAGATTGTGGTGCGGATAGAGTTTGCCGGGCTCAAAAACGATATGAGCCTCGCCTTTGATATCCGGTATCAGCAACTTTGGTTTACTGGTGAGCTCCGGCCATATCCGGTCAATCGTCCGATACCAATTTGACGGTGCTTTCTGGGCACAGTGGCGCTTTGCAATGACCGCCTTGCGCTCTTCAAGGTAGCTGCCCAATTTGGGATAATCCCGCAAATCGACAAGGCCGCCGTCATCTGCGAACGGATTGATAACTCCTTGACCTTGCCAGACGACTTCACCGGATTGAATGTCACGGGTCGCCACAAGAGGAAGTTTTCGGTCGGGCTCGACGTCAAGAGATTCGAAATCCCCGATGAACGCCTTATCAGCGCCAGTGGCCACACCAATTCCGACCTTACAGCCAGCATGTTCTAGTGCGGGAAAGTGGCTTTCGATACGTCGAATCAGCGACATTTGATCCGATGATTCCAAAAGCCAAGGTTCCGAACCACTTGCCACTCCAACCATTTCCCGGACAGATGAGTCTTTGGACAGGGCTTCAGACCTGATTTCTGCGGCAACAGCAGATAACGCCTTTTTCTCAATCTTGGGCCTGTGGGCAATCCGGGTTGCGCCTGCTTTCGTCTTCTCAATGACGGTGATCGCGGGATAGGCACTGACTTCGGAATGAAAGGCGTTGGTATCCACCATATCGACATAGGCTTTGAGATGGAAACCTCTTGCTATGAACTCCCGCAATGGACCGCCATAGCGGTTTTTCATCCAGCGGTCGGCGCAGATAAAACCAAGAGTTCCGCCTTTGTCGAGAAGTGACAGCGAATGTTCGATGAAGGGAATGTAGAGGTCGGCGCGGTCATACATCGTCTGATAGCGGCGACGGTATTCAGACAACAACGGCGCTGGAATCAGCTCTTGCCGGACATATGGCGGATTACCGACAACGAAATCAAAGCGGGCGCTTTGCCGCTCAAGAAGGAAGTCCCCCTGAATCAGCCATTGGTCGGCGAGCTCTG is part of the Candidatus Cloacimonadota bacterium genome and harbors:
- a CDS encoding Eco57I restriction-modification methylase domain-containing protein translates to MPSLIQPTLFDLLDVPAFPRPAAVTNAIETLASNSGIEARGAIFTRIEVVDFILDLVGYVADEPLHHLRILEPSFGEGDFLLPIIERLLSAWRENGGNVSSAGVELGEAIRGVELHRETFVSTRKIVVNRLIKEGISASVASELADQWLIQGDFLLERQSARFDFVVGNPPYVRQELIPAPLLSEYRRRYQTMYDRADLYIPFIEHSLSLLDKGGTLGFICADRWMKNRYGGPLREFIARGFHLKAYVDMVDTNAFHSEVSAYPAITVIEKTKAGATRIAHRPKIEKKALSAVAAEIRSEALSKDSSVREMVGVASGSEPWLLESSDQMSLIRRIESHFPALEHAGCKVGIGVATGADKAFIGDFESLDVEPDRKLPLVATRDIQSGEVVWQGQGVINPFADDGGLVDLRDYPKLGSYLEERKAVIAKRHCAQKAPSNWYRTIDRIWPELTSKPKLLIPDIKGEAHIVFEPGKLYPHHNLYYVISDTWDLRALQAVLLSSIAKLFVATYSTKMRGGYFRFQAQYLRRIRIPFWQDVSENLRRELIHAATFRDLDACNRAVFKLYKLNQEERSALGGNGE